A window from Candidatus Eisenbacteria bacterium encodes these proteins:
- a CDS encoding DUF5683 domain-containing protein: protein MLAASLSCLFGLAAAQPPSAPDDDDPKPSTTPPDTAGAIAPVPVTPPPESRSAPPDTTKRRAPPFRVMLRSTVLPGWGQMYNGRPLKAAVVVAGEGFLVYKALDELSKENDAVDRLGELDPKDPNNADEIAQAQDDKEKHYNLKINYIWWATVVHLLQMADAYVDAHLRDFSADLGPLPGPGLARAASSRPDPGLAVALRVRF, encoded by the coding sequence ATGCTCGCGGCGTCACTGTCCTGCCTGTTTGGACTCGCCGCCGCCCAACCCCCCTCCGCCCCCGACGACGACGACCCCAAACCCAGCACCACGCCCCCCGACACCGCCGGCGCCATCGCCCCGGTGCCGGTCACCCCGCCCCCTGAATCCCGGTCCGCCCCTCCCGACACGACGAAGCGCCGCGCGCCGCCGTTCCGCGTGATGCTCCGCTCCACCGTCCTCCCGGGATGGGGTCAGATGTACAATGGCAGGCCCCTCAAGGCCGCCGTGGTCGTGGCGGGCGAAGGCTTTCTGGTGTACAAGGCACTGGACGAGCTGTCGAAGGAGAACGATGCGGTCGACCGCTTGGGCGAGCTCGATCCGAAGGATCCCAACAACGCGGACGAGATCGCGCAGGCTCAAGACGACAAGGAGAAGCACTACAACTTGAAGATCAACTACATCTGGTGGGCCACCGTGGTCCACCTCCTCCAGATGGCGGACGCCTACGTCGACGCGCACCTGCGCGACTTCAGCGCCGACCTGGGCCCGCTTCCCGGTCCCGGCCTGGCGCGCGCCGCTTCTTCCCGACCGGATCCCGGCCTCGCCGTCGCGCTCCGCGTCCGGTTCTGA